The Granulicella sp. 5B5 nucleotide sequence GCGACGTCCCCGCGCAGACGCTCGCCGCTCTCGCAGAGTTCAACACGCTTGAAGCGCGCACCTTCGTTACACCAGAAGAGGTCGTCGCTCAGAGCCTCAGGAGACCTGCATGAGCGAAACTTTGACGTCACTCACGACCTCTGAGAAGGTCGCTGCTGTCGAGCAGCTCGTCGCGGCGGAGATCGCCGCCGCCACGGGCCCTATCGCGTTCACGAACAGCTTTCAGGCCGAGGACATGGTGCTGCTCCACATCGTGCAACAGCGGCTGCCGGACGTTCCAGTGCTCTTCCTCGAAACCGGTTACCACTTCGCCGAGGTCCTTGAGTACCGCGACCGCATGGCACGAGAGTGGCAGATGAATCTCATCAATATCTTTCCCGCGATCACGGTCGCGCAGCAGGAGTCGCAGTTCGGCATCCTCAATCAGTCCGATCCCACGCGCTGCTGCGGTCTGCGGAAGGTGCAACCGCTCTTTGCTGCGTTGGAAAGCTACGCCGTCTGGTTCACTGGCTTGCGTCGCGAGCAGGCTAAGAGCCGCGCTGCACTCAAAGAGATCGATGACTTTCCGCTGCCTTCAGGTCGGAGCATTCGCAAGCTTTCGCCGCTGACAGAATGGTCGGCGAAAGACGTCTGGACCTACGCGGCACAGCACAACATTCCACTGCTTAGCCTCTACGACAAGGGGTATACCAGCATCGGCTGCGAGCCTTGCACGTCACTCCCCCTCGATCCTAACGATCCTCGCTCGGGCCGCTGGGGCGGCCAGAAGCTTGAGTGCGGCATCCACCTTCCCAGTTCGTCCGACGAAGCGCAGCGTTCACCGCAGCAATAAGAAAGCCTGGTCATGGATTACCTCATCGGATTTCTCATCGCCGTCGTCATCGCGCTTACGGGCGTCGGTGCAGGCGTGATCACAGCTCCGCTGCTGATCCTGTTCATGCATGTGCCGCTGGAGATCGCGGTCTCAACGGCGCTTGCCTACTCGGCAATCGTTAAGCTCATCGTGGTGCCGGTGCAGGTGGTGCGCCGCCAGGTGAACTATCGTGTGCTGGGCTGGATGCTCCTTGGTGGTTTACCTGGTGTCGTCATCGGCTCGCTCTTTTTCAAGCGTGTTGCGCACAGCGGCCCGCGCGGTGTGCTGTACTTCGCACTAGGCGCCATCATCATCTTCACGTCGGGCTGGCACATCTATCGCCACTTCCGCCCTGCGGGAATTTCACGTCCCAACGAAGACCGCTCCAAGCTCATAGGTCTTATCATGCTGCCGATCGGGGCAGAGGTCGGTTTCTCGTCGTCGGGTGCTGGCGCGCTCGGCACCGTTGCGTTGTTGAGCATGACGAACCTCACCGCGCCGCAGGTTGTGGGCACGGATCTCGCGTTTGGTCTCGTCATCGCGCTCGTCGGCAGCGGCGTGCACATGATCGGCGGCCAGTATGCCACG carries:
- a CDS encoding phosphoadenylyl-sulfate reductase: MSETLTSLTTSEKVAAVEQLVAAEIAAATGPIAFTNSFQAEDMVLLHIVQQRLPDVPVLFLETGYHFAEVLEYRDRMAREWQMNLINIFPAITVAQQESQFGILNQSDPTRCCGLRKVQPLFAALESYAVWFTGLRREQAKSRAALKEIDDFPLPSGRSIRKLSPLTEWSAKDVWTYAAQHNIPLLSLYDKGYTSIGCEPCTSLPLDPNDPRSGRWGGQKLECGIHLPSSSDEAQRSPQQ
- a CDS encoding sulfite exporter TauE/SafE family protein, whose protein sequence is MDYLIGFLIAVVIALTGVGAGVITAPLLILFMHVPLEIAVSTALAYSAIVKLIVVPVQVVRRQVNYRVLGWMLLGGLPGVVIGSLFFKRVAHSGPRGVLYFALGAIIIFTSGWHIYRHFRPAGISRPNEDRSKLIGLIMLPIGAEVGFSSSGAGALGTVALLSMTNLTAPQVVGTDLAFGLVIALVGSGVHMIGGQYATAILIKMAIGGVLGGILASSFAPKIPNRTLRLALSLWLTVIGIQFCYNAVSKSERAKAKPAASSTVLAARKSGDTSNHN